A region from the Halosolutus gelatinilyticus genome encodes:
- a CDS encoding class I SAM-dependent methyltransferase produces MDKDLKELADRFSQIAHRYDDKHDSEDKKIYNACASLVIDHADPRSDDVVLDLGTGTGLIALALAGNAERVVGRDISEGMLDQAREKAADNGIENVEFGYGEFRDPQYDVEVDIVVSNFALHHLPNEGKREAIEVIADLGPRRVVLGDAMFFGSPDPEEPLFGHGVDAEPVGMLVDELTDAGFALTAVERVHDQVGVLVAERTDGDTGSVESTAEK; encoded by the coding sequence ATGGACAAGGACCTCAAGGAGCTCGCCGATCGCTTCTCGCAGATAGCCCATCGCTACGACGATAAGCACGACAGTGAAGACAAGAAAATATACAATGCGTGCGCTTCGCTCGTCATTGACCACGCCGACCCACGTTCCGACGATGTCGTACTCGACCTTGGAACCGGTACGGGCCTGATTGCACTCGCGCTCGCCGGGAACGCCGAGCGTGTAGTCGGGCGCGACATCAGCGAGGGGATGCTGGATCAGGCACGCGAGAAGGCCGCTGACAACGGTATCGAGAACGTGGAGTTCGGTTACGGCGAGTTCCGCGACCCGCAATACGACGTCGAAGTGGACATCGTCGTCTCGAACTTTGCCCTCCACCACCTGCCCAACGAGGGGAAACGCGAGGCCATTGAGGTCATCGCCGATCTCGGTCCGCGTCGGGTCGTCCTCGGCGACGCAATGTTCTTCGGTTCGCCCGATCCTGAGGAGCCGTTATTCGGCCACGGGGTTGATGCGGAACCCGTCGGAATGCTCGTTGACGAACTCACCGACGCCGGATTTGCGCTGACGGCGGTCGAGCGCGTACACGACCAAGTGGGAGTCCTTGTCGCCGAAAGAACCGATGGCGATACGGGCTCAGTGGAATCCACAGCCGAGAAGTAA
- a CDS encoding 3-keto-5-aminohexanoate cleavage protein, with product MSYEDYLSGEPVIVTAALTGGVHGKEANPNLPETPEEIGRAAAAVEAAGASVVHLHAREPNGERSFATERFQAIDDEVRRRADDVIVQHSTGGTAAPNADRHLPLRTDPPPEMASLDMGPLNRYDHLTSENTRALVDSLHEEMRDRGIKPELEVFNDGHLNEVHGLLERRDLVEPVYATLIFGGGTLTRPRPRNLFNAVSNLPEGAKFNTLGFGPHQLPFATLAVLLGGHVRVGLEDNVYYRKGELAESNAQLVERVVRVAEELGREVATPAQTREILGL from the coding sequence ATGAGCTACGAGGACTACCTGTCGGGCGAGCCGGTTATCGTCACCGCGGCGCTGACGGGCGGCGTCCACGGCAAGGAGGCGAATCCGAACCTGCCGGAGACGCCCGAGGAGATCGGTCGAGCCGCCGCGGCCGTCGAGGCGGCCGGCGCGTCGGTGGTTCACCTGCACGCTCGAGAGCCGAACGGGGAGCGATCGTTCGCGACCGAGCGGTTCCAGGCGATCGACGACGAGGTTCGCCGCCGCGCCGACGACGTGATCGTCCAGCACTCGACGGGCGGCACCGCAGCGCCGAACGCCGATCGGCACCTGCCGCTGCGGACCGATCCGCCGCCGGAGATGGCCTCGCTGGACATGGGGCCGCTGAATCGGTACGACCACCTCACGAGCGAGAACACGCGAGCGTTGGTCGATTCGCTCCACGAGGAGATGCGCGATCGCGGCATCAAGCCGGAACTCGAGGTGTTCAACGACGGCCACCTGAACGAAGTCCACGGGTTACTGGAGCGGCGCGACCTCGTCGAACCGGTCTACGCGACGCTGATCTTCGGCGGCGGGACGCTCACCCGGCCGCGGCCCCGGAATCTGTTCAACGCCGTTTCCAACCTACCCGAGGGGGCGAAGTTCAACACTCTCGGATTCGGCCCCCACCAGCTACCGTTCGCGACGCTCGCCGTGTTGCTCGGCGGCCACGTCCGCGTCGGCCTCGAGGACAACGTCTACTACCGCAAGGGCGAACTCGCCGAGAGCAACGCGCAACTCGTCGAGCGGGTCGTCCGCGTCGCCGAGGAACTCGGCCGCGAGGTCGCGACGCCCGCACAGACGCGCGAGATACTGGGACTTTGA
- a CDS encoding transcriptional regulator: MSRSALVGNVTAMLEDAEFVVSDRCAIRPKSFDVAARRSDDLLLVKILGNIDAFNEETGHEMRRLGTYLHATPLVIGLRSRDEDLKPDVVYFRHGVPVLSPDTAYNLFIEGVPPLIYAAPGGLYVNIDGDLLADEREDRDWSLGRLANELGVSRRTVSKYEDGMNASVEVAMALQELFDAPLTSPVDVLEGADDVHESESTPADPEADPDDEKVVAVLTRAGYQVHPTVRSPFKAVSEDEDDSDVVLTGHSKFTKAAEKRARIMSSIGRVTRTRSIYVVDRAKRESVDGTALVEREELEQLRDADELRDVIRERSEREEAA, translated from the coding sequence ATGTCCCGCTCCGCACTGGTCGGCAACGTGACCGCGATGTTAGAGGACGCGGAATTCGTGGTCAGCGACCGGTGTGCGATCCGACCGAAGAGCTTCGACGTCGCCGCGCGGCGGAGCGACGACCTCCTGCTCGTGAAGATCCTCGGCAACATCGACGCCTTCAACGAGGAGACCGGCCACGAGATGCGCCGCCTGGGCACCTATCTCCACGCGACGCCGCTCGTGATCGGCCTTCGCAGTCGCGACGAGGATCTCAAACCGGACGTCGTCTACTTCCGCCACGGCGTCCCCGTTCTCAGTCCCGACACCGCGTACAACCTGTTCATCGAGGGCGTTCCGCCGCTGATCTACGCGGCACCCGGCGGCCTCTACGTCAACATCGACGGCGACCTGCTCGCCGACGAGCGCGAGGATCGCGACTGGAGCCTCGGTCGGCTCGCGAACGAACTCGGCGTCTCGCGGCGCACCGTCTCCAAGTACGAAGACGGCATGAACGCCTCCGTCGAGGTCGCCATGGCGCTTCAGGAGCTGTTCGACGCGCCGCTGACGAGCCCCGTCGACGTACTGGAGGGCGCCGACGACGTCCACGAATCGGAATCGACCCCGGCGGACCCCGAGGCCGACCCCGACGACGAGAAGGTCGTCGCTGTCCTCACGCGGGCGGGTTACCAGGTTCACCCGACGGTCCGATCGCCGTTCAAAGCCGTCAGCGAGGACGAAGACGACAGCGACGTCGTCCTCACCGGCCACTCCAAGTTCACGAAAGCCGCCGAGAAACGCGCTCGGATCATGAGTTCGATCGGGCGCGTCACACGCACGCGATCGATCTACGTCGTCGACCGGGCGAAACGCGAGTCCGTCGACGGCACCGCGCTGGTCGAGCGCGAGGAACTCGAACAGCTCAGGGACGCGGACGAACTCCGCGACGTCATCCGTGAGCGATCCGAGCGCGAGGAAGCAGCCTGA
- a CDS encoding sulfurtransferase: MATDYPTTDSPSDFTPQRYEVSTVRTEIRATITEVEEATHQDNPVISVRNPKEHTGSLTYTLIWATLMVRGELSATAVPRFIKNSLFSKPRIRGSKNIPFETIVDKDGTLRPIEELRSIVECNQLNADQEIIIYCAAGYRSSLFWFVLSELLGFDSVRNYDGSWVEWGSQKRR; the protein is encoded by the coding sequence ATGGCAACGGATTATCCGACCACGGACTCACCGAGCGATTTTACCCCGCAGCGATACGAAGTTTCTACTGTACGAACCGAGATCAGAGCAACGATCACTGAAGTCGAAGAAGCAACCCACCAGGATAATCCTGTGATTAGTGTTCGGAATCCAAAAGAGCATACGGGGTCTCTCACATATACGCTCATTTGGGCCACTCTTATGGTGCGAGGAGAACTCTCAGCGACCGCGGTACCACGATTTATCAAGAACTCACTCTTCAGTAAACCACGTATCCGTGGAAGTAAGAATATACCATTTGAAACGATCGTTGATAAGGACGGTACGCTGAGACCGATTGAAGAACTTCGCTCCATCGTGGAGTGCAACCAGTTAAACGCAGATCAAGAGATAATTATCTACTGTGCTGCCGGATACCGATCCTCGTTATTCTGGTTTGTCCTGTCTGAGTTGCTCGGGTTCGACTCAGTGAGGAATTACGATGGATCTTGGGTAGAATGGGGAAGCCAGAAGAGACGATAA
- a CDS encoding NAD(P)/FAD-dependent oxidoreductase, with translation MQTTGGDDVDYDVLVIGGGPAGLSAALQLGRSLRNVLVCDNDEPRNGPATKAYGYLTRDGTEPQEFRRVGCEEVAQYGGEFQDSQVTAVTKNGNRFVSTLDNDKTVTSRKVILATGVSDRLPDTDGFEELWGNGVHHCPYCHGYEVRDEPLGVLVNNQHMLEYAKLIYNLSRDLVVFTDGEDVFDEETRSAFVKRGIKIEDEPITALNGSDSGLESVSVADGRDIARHALFYVPPMKQHSELPEQFGLEVNQAGLVEATQSQHGVGFTSVEGLFIAGDASSGSSHSIATAVGDGTEVGKTVNMELSQEAFEGGWK, from the coding sequence ATGCAAACAACTGGCGGCGACGATGTGGACTACGACGTTCTCGTTATCGGTGGTGGACCAGCGGGTTTGAGTGCTGCACTCCAGTTAGGACGCTCGCTCCGCAACGTCTTAGTCTGCGATAACGACGAACCCCGCAACGGTCCGGCAACGAAGGCTTACGGATATCTGACACGGGACGGCACCGAACCCCAAGAATTCCGTCGCGTCGGATGTGAAGAAGTAGCTCAATATGGCGGTGAGTTCCAAGATTCGCAGGTAACAGCGGTTACGAAAAACGGGAACAGATTCGTCAGCACACTCGATAATGACAAAACTGTCACAAGCCGGAAAGTTATTTTAGCGACTGGTGTCAGCGATCGCCTCCCTGATACCGACGGATTCGAGGAATTGTGGGGTAACGGGGTGCATCATTGTCCCTACTGTCACGGCTACGAAGTCCGTGATGAACCACTCGGAGTCCTCGTCAACAACCAACACATGCTCGAATACGCGAAACTCATCTATAATCTGAGTAGGGACCTGGTTGTGTTCACCGATGGGGAGGACGTCTTCGACGAGGAAACTCGGTCAGCGTTCGTCAAGCGCGGGATCAAAATCGAAGACGAACCGATTACTGCGCTCAATGGTTCTGACAGCGGCCTCGAAAGCGTCTCGGTCGCGGATGGGCGCGACATCGCCCGCCACGCCCTCTTCTACGTCCCGCCGATGAAGCAACACAGTGAGCTTCCGGAACAGTTCGGCCTCGAAGTGAACCAGGCTGGGTTAGTCGAAGCTACACAGTCGCAGCATGGTGTTGGCTTCACGTCGGTCGAGGGGCTCTTCATCGCAGGGGATGCCTCGAGCGGCTCTTCTCATTCAATAGCGACTGCTGTCGGCGACGGGACGGAAGTCGGTAAAACCGTCAATATGGAACTCTCGCAAGAAGCGTTTGAAGGGGGGTGGAAATAA
- a CDS encoding glutaredoxin family protein, protein MADITFYELPGCPYCAKVRTKLEALGLDYDTIEVPRSHAERTDVETVSGQTGVPVITDEAHGVEGMPESDDIVEYLEETYGDGAA, encoded by the coding sequence ATGGCTGATATCACGTTCTACGAACTGCCCGGCTGTCCGTACTGCGCGAAAGTCCGCACGAAACTCGAAGCGCTCGGCCTCGACTACGACACGATCGAGGTCCCGCGATCGCACGCCGAGCGCACGGACGTCGAGACGGTCAGCGGCCAAACAGGCGTCCCCGTCATCACGGACGAAGCCCACGGCGTCGAAGGGATGCCCGAGAGCGACGACATCGTCGAGTACTTAGAGGAGACGTACGGCGACGGCGCTGCGTAA
- a CDS encoding helix-turn-helix domain-containing protein, with translation MADAVLKQLQDERECEGLLECMLGLNELDRGVFRLLVKCPESLTVDQIADVIDRERTTAYRSVKRLQEAGVAKKEQESCPKGGYHHVYRPTDPDEIADEFQRMLNEWYANTGQLIQEFRDTYTEGHPPETGP, from the coding sequence ATGGCAGACGCTGTCCTAAAACAACTCCAAGACGAACGGGAATGCGAGGGACTTCTCGAATGTATGCTCGGGCTGAATGAGCTCGACAGAGGGGTGTTTAGACTGTTAGTGAAGTGTCCCGAGTCGCTGACTGTGGATCAGATCGCGGACGTTATTGACCGTGAACGGACGACGGCATATCGTTCGGTCAAACGCCTCCAGGAGGCTGGAGTTGCCAAGAAAGAGCAAGAAAGCTGTCCCAAGGGCGGCTATCATCATGTCTACCGGCCCACAGATCCCGACGAGATTGCAGATGAGTTCCAACGAATGCTCAACGAATGGTATGCGAATACTGGACAACTAATTCAGGAGTTCCGAGATACGTACACGGAGGGCCATCCTCCAGAAACAGGCCCATAG
- a CDS encoding tRNA(Ile)(2)-agmatinylcytidine synthase translates to MTVVGIDDTDSRERGMCTTYVATQVAQRLRHEVGASVTRLLLVRLNPAVEYKTRGNAALAIHTDAAPERAFALARDRLADLAETTDERTNPGLVVADHGPGDAPTEVSGFTRRAIRDHLDPADAAALIDRVGYLSWGEGTGRGRIGALAAVGSWDALDEWTYEFISYREPDRWGTEREVDRETVFAAADRGYPEVWDTVDRGEGETVCVPHTPGPILHGIRGDDPDGVRAVADQIESEPVAASQLFRTNQGTDVHLREGSIESAADGRAYRLDGRVATVPETRRGGHVFFELEADATDRESAAADDTCDPETPQLPCAAFEPTKRFRDRVRALRVGDRLTVCGEVARGTLKLEKIAVRDLVTTDRATPICPACERTMESAGRNQGYRCRDCGTHADGKATIEIDRDLEPGWYEVPPCARRHIAKPLVRGGFDAPTHPER, encoded by the coding sequence ATGACCGTCGTCGGGATCGACGATACGGACTCTCGCGAGCGAGGAATGTGTACGACCTACGTCGCCACACAGGTCGCCCAGCGACTGCGCCACGAGGTGGGCGCCTCGGTCACGCGACTGCTCCTCGTCAGGCTCAACCCCGCCGTCGAGTACAAGACGCGGGGGAACGCCGCGCTGGCGATCCACACCGACGCCGCGCCCGAACGGGCGTTCGCACTCGCGCGCGATCGGCTCGCGGACCTCGCGGAGACGACCGACGAGCGGACGAACCCGGGGCTCGTCGTGGCCGATCACGGCCCGGGCGACGCGCCGACCGAGGTGAGCGGCTTCACCCGACGAGCGATCCGCGACCACCTCGACCCCGCGGACGCCGCGGCGCTGATCGATCGCGTCGGCTACCTGTCGTGGGGCGAGGGAACCGGCCGCGGCCGGATCGGGGCGCTCGCGGCCGTCGGAAGCTGGGACGCCCTCGACGAGTGGACCTACGAGTTCATCTCCTACCGCGAGCCCGATCGGTGGGGCACCGAGCGCGAGGTCGACAGGGAGACCGTCTTCGCGGCGGCCGATCGAGGCTATCCCGAGGTATGGGACACCGTCGACCGTGGCGAGGGCGAGACGGTTTGCGTCCCGCACACGCCGGGGCCGATCCTCCACGGGATCCGCGGCGACGACCCGGACGGCGTCCGGGCGGTCGCGGATCAAATCGAGAGCGAACCCGTCGCTGCGAGTCAGTTGTTTCGCACGAACCAGGGGACCGACGTCCACCTACGGGAGGGCTCGATCGAGTCGGCGGCGGACGGCCGCGCCTACCGACTCGACGGCCGGGTGGCGACGGTACCCGAAACGCGTCGCGGCGGCCACGTGTTCTTCGAACTCGAAGCCGACGCTACCGACCGAGAGTCCGCGGCCGCGGACGATACCTGCGACCCCGAAACGCCGCAACTGCCGTGTGCCGCTTTCGAACCCACGAAACGGTTCCGCGATCGCGTCCGGGCGCTTCGCGTCGGCGATCGGCTCACCGTCTGCGGCGAAGTCGCCCGCGGGACGCTCAAACTCGAGAAGATCGCCGTTCGCGACCTCGTGACGACCGATCGCGCGACGCCGATCTGTCCGGCCTGCGAGCGGACGATGGAGAGCGCCGGCCGGAACCAGGGCTATCGGTGTCGGGACTGTGGGACCCACGCCGACGGGAAGGCGACGATCGAGATCGATCGCGACCTCGAACCGGGCTGGTACGAGGTGCCCCCGTGCGCCCGCCGACACATCGCGAAACCCCTGGTCCGGGGCGGGTTCGACGCGCCGACGCACCCCGAACGGTAG
- a CDS encoding ring-cleaving dioxygenase translates to MTPTTPGLHHVTAIAGDPDANADFYVNTLGLRFVKKTVNHDDTGTYHFYFGDERGTPGTNITFFPWTDRGRQGRFGAGQTRDAAYLISPGSVDYWVDRLESRGVGIDRSERFGEPVLRFADPDGIGLELIASEDALEADIRPWGEGPVPTDRQLRGFHSVTLAVDDVGPTAEVLTGVLGYEFQGETGDRRRYRTPEGGPGSVVDLVETDADRGQMGVGTVHHVAYKAADVEEQERWRSAFQDGGLNVTQVIDRKYFRSIYSREPGGVLFEVATTGPGFAVDEDVDELGSSLTLPEWLEDERERIEAQLPAFDGPNVEDGGK, encoded by the coding sequence ATGACACCGACGACCCCCGGACTCCACCACGTGACGGCGATCGCCGGCGATCCGGACGCAAACGCCGACTTCTACGTCAATACGCTCGGTCTTCGGTTCGTCAAGAAAACCGTCAACCACGACGACACCGGAACGTACCACTTCTACTTCGGCGACGAGCGAGGAACGCCGGGAACGAACATCACGTTCTTCCCGTGGACCGATCGGGGCCGTCAGGGCCGGTTCGGGGCGGGTCAGACCCGGGACGCGGCCTACCTCATTTCACCCGGTTCCGTGGACTACTGGGTCGATCGGCTCGAATCCCGCGGCGTCGGGATCGATCGATCCGAGCGGTTCGGCGAGCCGGTGCTCCGGTTCGCCGATCCGGACGGGATCGGCCTCGAACTGATCGCGAGCGAGGACGCGCTGGAGGCCGACATCCGGCCCTGGGGTGAGGGACCGGTCCCGACTGACCGGCAGCTTCGGGGGTTTCACAGCGTGACGCTCGCCGTCGACGACGTCGGTCCGACGGCCGAGGTGCTCACCGGCGTTCTCGGCTACGAGTTCCAGGGCGAGACGGGCGATCGGCGCCGGTACCGGACGCCCGAGGGTGGTCCAGGGTCGGTCGTCGACCTCGTCGAAACCGACGCCGACAGGGGGCAGATGGGCGTCGGCACTGTCCATCACGTCGCGTACAAGGCGGCGGACGTCGAGGAGCAGGAACGGTGGCGCAGCGCGTTCCAGGACGGCGGGTTGAACGTGACGCAGGTGATCGACCGCAAGTACTTCCGATCGATCTACTCGCGGGAACCCGGTGGCGTGCTCTTCGAGGTCGCGACGACGGGGCCCGGCTTCGCCGTCGACGAGGACGTCGACGAACTCGGATCTTCGCTCACCCTCCCGGAGTGGCTCGAGGACGAACGCGAGCGGATCGAGGCCCAGCTACCGGCGTTCGACGGCCCGAACGTCGAGGACGGGGGCAAGTAA
- a CDS encoding NCS2 family permease produces the protein MIADYFDFDEHDTDLSTELVAGITTFLAMSYIIVVNPNVLLPAIMGFNENGDINRQTTIDGATYTAPEVFQMLAIATIIASVVAIAVMALYAKRPFGLAPGMGLNAFFTFTVVIGLGIPWQTALAAVFVEGIIFIVITAVGARKYVISLFPEPVKFSVGAGIGVFLLFIGLQEMQVVVADPATMVALGDIAQNPTAILALLGLFLTFILWARGITGAIILGILGTAAAGWALLLAGVANASTLAPEVLLDQETGEVSFQMVTSPHYDITPLVGAFVEGLRDVDPLTFALVVFTFFFVDFFDTAGTLIGVSQFGGFLDENGDLPEIEKPLMADAIGTTFGAMVGTSTVTTYIESSAGIEEGGRTGFTAFVVGALFLATLILIPFVAMIPAYASFIALVVVGVIMLQGVLDIDWQDPAWAVSAGLTITVMPLTYSIANGLAAGIIAYPLIKTAMGEFEDVRVGQWGIALVLIGYFYVYTSGMLG, from the coding sequence TTGATCGCGGATTACTTCGATTTCGACGAACACGACACCGATCTGTCGACCGAACTGGTCGCCGGAATCACCACGTTCCTCGCGATGTCGTACATCATCGTAGTCAACCCGAACGTCCTCCTCCCGGCGATCATGGGGTTCAACGAGAACGGCGATATAAACCGGCAGACCACGATCGACGGTGCGACGTACACCGCGCCGGAGGTGTTCCAGATGCTCGCGATCGCGACGATCATCGCGTCGGTGGTCGCGATCGCGGTCATGGCACTGTACGCCAAACGTCCGTTCGGGCTGGCGCCGGGGATGGGGTTGAACGCCTTCTTCACGTTCACCGTCGTCATTGGTTTGGGAATCCCGTGGCAGACGGCGCTCGCCGCCGTCTTCGTCGAAGGAATCATCTTCATCGTGATCACCGCCGTCGGCGCCAGGAAGTACGTCATCAGCCTCTTTCCCGAACCGGTCAAGTTCTCCGTCGGCGCCGGTATCGGTGTGTTCCTCCTGTTCATCGGCCTCCAGGAGATGCAAGTCGTCGTCGCCGACCCCGCGACGATGGTCGCCCTCGGCGACATCGCGCAGAATCCGACCGCGATCCTCGCGTTGCTCGGCCTCTTCCTGACGTTCATCCTCTGGGCTCGCGGGATCACCGGGGCGATCATCCTCGGCATCCTCGGGACGGCGGCCGCCGGCTGGGCGCTGTTGCTCGCCGGCGTCGCGAACGCCTCCACGCTGGCTCCCGAGGTGTTGCTCGACCAGGAGACCGGCGAGGTCTCCTTCCAGATGGTCACGTCGCCCCACTACGACATCACCCCGCTGGTCGGCGCGTTCGTCGAGGGCCTGCGCGACGTCGATCCGTTGACGTTCGCGCTGGTCGTCTTCACGTTCTTCTTCGTCGACTTCTTCGACACCGCGGGGACGCTCATCGGCGTCTCCCAGTTCGGCGGCTTCCTCGACGAGAACGGCGATCTCCCCGAGATTGAAAAGCCGCTGATGGCCGACGCGATCGGGACGACCTTTGGCGCGATGGTCGGCACCTCCACGGTGACGACGTACATCGAGTCCTCGGCCGGAATCGAGGAGGGCGGCCGAACCGGCTTCACCGCCTTCGTCGTCGGCGCGCTCTTCCTGGCCACCCTCATCTTGATCCCGTTCGTCGCGATGATCCCCGCCTACGCCTCGTTCATCGCGCTCGTCGTCGTCGGGGTTATCATGCTCCAGGGCGTCCTCGACATCGACTGGCAGGACCCCGCGTGGGCGGTCTCGGCCGGCCTGACGATCACCGTCATGCCGCTGACCTACTCGATCGCGAACGGCCTCGCGGCCGGGATCATCGCCTACCCGCTCATCAAGACCGCGATGGGCGAGTTCGAGGACGTCCGCGTCGGCCAGTGGGGAATCGCCCTCGTCCTGATCGGCTACTTCTACGTCTACACCAGCGGCATGCTCGGCTGA
- a CDS encoding site-specific DNA-methyltransferase yields MADDGDRHRQSRLFTDEDGAFDANRARDESLPVEDGEVVDTDQLADHQRYIQGRGIYDERNRVNDLTGKEWKYATKSVIAEGYPPDVQHDLRSEHGGQKPPRLCAELIGRFSKAGDTVLDPLAGVGGTLLGASFCEHEGTGLREAIGFERNARWIEIYEEVLERENEERRVRGEPPLAAQEIRHGDCADLIADVPDDSIDLLLTDVPYWHMDELEQTRNERRTRESKLGSFDADEAGDGQTGDGETEDDPGRDSDDEAGETGTKAEWLADMAEKFDRFADAVAPDGHVVVFIGDMYREQSYEFLSADLARAIESTAPLALAANLIWYDPTKDLHVYGYPFSFVPSMVHQNVLVFRPEADDAD; encoded by the coding sequence ATGGCAGACGACGGGGATCGGCACCGACAGAGTCGCCTGTTCACGGACGAGGACGGCGCGTTCGACGCGAACCGGGCGCGAGACGAGTCCCTGCCGGTCGAGGACGGCGAGGTCGTCGATACCGACCAGCTCGCGGATCATCAACGGTACATTCAGGGACGCGGCATCTACGACGAGCGCAACCGGGTCAACGACCTCACCGGCAAGGAGTGGAAGTACGCGACGAAGTCGGTGATCGCCGAGGGGTACCCACCGGACGTCCAGCACGACCTGCGGAGCGAACACGGCGGCCAGAAGCCGCCGCGGCTCTGCGCCGAGCTGATCGGCCGGTTCAGCAAGGCCGGGGACACCGTCCTCGATCCGCTCGCCGGCGTCGGCGGTACCCTGCTCGGGGCGAGTTTTTGCGAACACGAGGGGACCGGTCTCCGCGAGGCGATCGGCTTCGAGCGCAACGCCCGCTGGATCGAGATCTACGAGGAGGTCCTGGAGCGAGAGAACGAGGAGCGGCGCGTCCGCGGCGAGCCGCCCCTGGCAGCACAGGAAATACGCCACGGCGACTGCGCCGACCTGATCGCGGACGTCCCCGACGACTCGATCGACCTCCTGTTGACCGACGTGCCCTACTGGCACATGGACGAACTCGAGCAGACTCGCAACGAGCGGCGGACGCGGGAGAGCAAACTCGGTTCCTTCGACGCCGACGAAGCTGGCGACGGTCAAACCGGCGACGGCGAAACCGAGGACGATCCCGGTCGCGACTCGGACGACGAGGCGGGAGAGACGGGAACGAAAGCCGAGTGGCTCGCGGACATGGCCGAGAAGTTCGACCGGTTCGCCGACGCGGTGGCCCCGGACGGGCACGTCGTGGTCTTCATCGGCGACATGTACCGCGAGCAGTCCTACGAGTTTCTCTCGGCGGACCTCGCGCGGGCGATCGAGTCGACCGCACCGCTCGCACTCGCGGCGAATCTGATCTGGTACGATCCCACGAAGGACCTCCACGTCTACGGCTACCCGTTTTCGTTCGTCCCCTCGATGGTCCACCAGAACGTGCTCGTGTTCCGACCCGAGGCCGACGACGCCGACTGA
- a CDS encoding potassium channel family protein, translating to MRFVIVGYGRVGSRTARILTEEGHDVVVVDGDLDRVDRADDDGFETVHGDGADEAVLVDAGIEDADAIGAFTPDLNANFAACMVGKHHGCRTVLRIDEDYRQDIYEKYAADVDEIIYPERLGAAGAKTAMLGGDFNVVADLATNLQLTVIGISEGSPAVGKRISELDLPEDSRIYAHGRANEPLTIPLPGTELDVGDEVAVIVEADQAAALRSALLSTAA from the coding sequence ATGAGGTTTGTCATCGTGGGATACGGTCGGGTCGGCTCCCGAACGGCGCGCATCCTCACCGAAGAAGGGCACGACGTCGTCGTCGTCGACGGCGACCTCGATCGGGTCGATCGGGCCGACGACGACGGGTTCGAGACGGTCCACGGGGACGGCGCCGACGAGGCGGTCCTCGTCGACGCGGGGATCGAGGACGCCGACGCGATCGGCGCGTTCACGCCCGATCTCAACGCCAACTTCGCCGCCTGCATGGTCGGAAAACACCACGGCTGTCGGACCGTCCTGCGGATAGACGAGGACTACCGCCAGGACATCTACGAGAAGTACGCCGCCGACGTCGACGAGATCATCTACCCCGAACGCCTCGGGGCGGCCGGCGCGAAGACCGCCATGCTGGGCGGCGACTTCAACGTCGTCGCCGACCTCGCGACGAACCTCCAGCTAACGGTCATCGGAATCAGCGAGGGATCCCCCGCCGTCGGCAAGCGGATCAGCGAACTCGACCTGCCAGAAGATTCGCGAATCTACGCACACGGGCGCGCAAACGAACCGCTGACGATCCCGCTTCCGGGCACCGAACTGGACGTCGGCGACGAGGTCGCGGTCATCGTCGAGGCCGACCAGGCGGCAGCTCTCCGATCGGCGCTGCTCTCGACGGCCGCCTGA